TGAAGGCGCTGCAAGAGCAGCAAGAACCATATGAACGAAATCAAATTGATATTGTGATTCATTATGAGTTAAATAGATTAGCGGAAGCAGAAAGGCTACGAAATTTACTTCGAAAGGATGGGAAAAATGCTTGGTTATCTCTATTCTCTAATTTAAGCGATACCTTTCAATTTGCAAGAAAAAATAAAATAGGAACGGTCGTTGAGGCAAAGAATGAATACTTAGTGGAATATGTATGGAATGAGAAATGGGTAGTCCAGAAAGAGGGAGAGGCTTCATGCGTAACATTCAAATTGCGTTAACGAAAGGAAGATTAGAAAAACATGTCATTCCACTTTTTGAGCAGATTGGAATTGATTGTTCCGAGCTCAAAAATAAAGGTCGGAAGCTTGTATTTCAAAGTAAAAATACAAATGTTTCATTTATTTTAGTAAAAGCGGTCGATGTTGCTACTTATGTAGAACATGGGGTAGCTGATATTGGCATCGTTGGAAAAGATATTTTAATGGAAAACGAGAAAGATATTTATGAAATGCTGGATTTAGGAGTGGGGATTTGTAAGTTTTGTGTTGCTTCTATTCCTACGTATAATCCGAAGAGTTACCGGAAGAAAAGAATCGCTACGAAATACCCACATATTACTTCTACTTATTTTCATGATAAGGGAGAGGATGTAGAAATTATTAAAATAGAAGGTTCTGTAGAAATTGCTCCTCTTCTTGGATTGGCAGATGCGATTGTAGATATTGTTGAAACAGGAAAAACATTACAAGAGAATGGACTTATTGTATTTGAGGAAATGCACTTTATATCGGCTCGGATGATCGTAAATAAGGCAGCCTTAAAAACTAAAAAAGACGAAATATTCAGTATTATAAATATGATGGAGCAAGAAATCTTATCAGGGAAATAGGAGGACTTAAAATGGAAATCATTTATGAAGATTTTAAGGAGGCATTATCTAAAATAAAAGTGCTAAGAGAAAACGCTAATATAATAGAAGAAACTGTTCAAAGAAGTGTAAGAAAAATCATTAGAAATGTAAGGGAAGGGAAAGATGAGGCTTTATCTTTCTATACAAAAAAGTTTGATGGTGTAGAGATGAAAGATTTTCGTGTAAGTGAAGAAGAAATACAGCAAGCGAGTATGTTTGTAGAGAATTCATTTTTAGAAGCTTTAAAAGAGGCGAAGAAAAACATTGTTTCGTATCACGAAAAGCAAAAGAAGTACTCAATATTCGATTGTGAAAGTAAAGGCATAATTAGAGGGCAGCTCATTCGGCAGTTAGAAAATGTAGGTGTATATGTACCGGGTGGGACAGCCTCATATCCTTCTTCAGTATTAATGAATGTATTGCCGGCGAAACTCGCAGGTGTGAAAAAGATTGTAATGGTAACACCGCCGAGTAAAGGAGGAATTAATCCTCACATATTAGCTGCTGCAAATCTTGCGGGGGTAGATGAAATTTATACGATTGGTGGCGCGCAAGCAATTGCTGCTTTAGCATACGGGACGGAATCGATTCCGAAAGTGGATAAAATAGTTGGACCGGGAAATTTGTACGTCGCTCTAGCGAAACGAGAAGTATACGGAATAGTAAATATCGATATGATTGCTGGTCCATCAGAAATTGTAGTTGTCGCGGATGAAACAGGTAATGCAAAATATATCGCAGCGGATTTATTATCGCAAGCGGAGCATGATGAGAGAGCAACGGCGATTTGTATTACAACGAATATGGAACTAGCTAAAGAAGTAGAAAAAGAGGTAGAAAGACAGTTAGAAACGTTGCCAAGAAGTGAAATTGCACGTGAATCGATAAATAGAAATGGAGCCATCTTTATCGTTCCTTCTTTAAAGGAGGCACTAAAGTTATCAAATGAAATTGCTCCAGAACATTTAGAGTTACATATAAAAGAACCAATGAATGCTCTAGATTATGTGAAACATGCAGGCTCTATTTTCCTTGGGCCATATGCACCTGAACCGCTCGGGGATTATTTGGCGGGACCGAATCATGTATTACCAACGAGCGGAACGGCAAGATTTTTTTCTCCGTTATCAGTCGATGATTTCGTGAAAAAATCAAGTTTTATTTCTTATACAGAGGAAGCATTAAAAAATGTACAGCATCATATTGTAGAGCTTGCAAATAAAGAAGGGTTACATGCACATGCGAGAGCAATCCAAATAAGGTTTGAGGAGGAAAAATAATGCGTCAGTCCAGTCAAGTACGTGAGACGACAGAAACAAAAATTAAATTAAATTTGCAGCTTGATGAAAGTACGAGTGTATCTATTCAAACGGGGGTTGGTTTTTTCGATCATATGCTGACTTTATTTGCTAGACATGGAAGATTTGGATTGCAAGTTGAAGCAGAAGGTGATGTATTTGTCGATGCACATCACACCGTTGAAGATGTTGGAATTGTACTCGGAAATTGCTTGAAAGGAGCATTGCAAAACAAAGAGGGAATTAATCGTTACGGTTCTGCGTATGTACCGATGGATGAATCTTTAGGATTTGTCGCAATTGATATAAGTGGACGCTCATATTGTGTATTTCAAGGGGAATTAACAAATCCGAAGCTCGGGGATTTTGATACAGAATTGACGGAAGAATTTTTTAGAGCAGTCGCACATGCTGCCAATATTACATTACATGCGCGCGTTCTATACGGAAGTAATACACATCACAAAATTGAAGCATTATTTAAAGCTTTTGGTAGAGCGCTTAGAGAAGCGGTCGAAAAAAATGCCAACATTACTGGTGTAAATTCAACGAAAGGGATGTTGTAATTGATTGCCATTATAGATTATGGAATGGGGAATATTCGCAGTGTAGAGCAAGCATTAAAATATATTGGGGCAGAGTACATTGTAACGAGTGATAAAGAAGAGATATTGAGAAGCGATGGCGTGATTCTACCGGGAGTAGGTGCATTTCCGAAAGCGATGGATGTATTAGAAGAAAGAGATTTAGTGTGTGTACTAAAAGAAGTTTGTGACATAGGAAAACCACTCCTCGGTATATGTTTGGGCATGCAACTTTTATTTGAACGAAGTGAGGAACTAAAAGATTGTAGCGGGTTAGGTTTACTACCAGGTGAAATTCGTAAGTTAAAAGTTTCGTATAAAATTCCTCATATGGGATGGAATGAATTAAGGAAGGAAAGAGAATTTTCGCTTTGGAATGGATTAGTGGATGGTTCTTTCGTGTATTATGTTCACTCATATTACGCGGATTGTCCAGATGAAATTGTATGCGGAGTAAGTGATTATGGAATGCAAGTACCAGGGTTTGTCGCGAAAGGAAATGTATTTGGTGCACAGTTTCATCCAGAAAAAAGTGGCGAAATTGGCATGCAAATATTAAAAAATTTTCAAGGAGTGGTAGAAGCATGGAAATCTTCCCAGCTATCGATTTAAAAGAAGGGCGATGCGTTAGACTTTATCAAGGAGAGTTTAGTAAAGAAACGGTGATGAATGAAGATCCGGTAGCGCAGGCGATCATATTTGAAAAGCTTGGAGCGGAAATACTACACATTGTTGATTTAGATGGTGCAATTGCTGGCGAGTCGTTAAATTTGCCCGTCATTGAAAAAATCTGCAAGGCGGTACGTATTCCTGTGCAAGTGGGAGGAGGAATTCGTTCACTTAAAGCGGTGGAGAAGTTATTGTCAGCAGGTGTAGAAAAAGTGATTTTAGGAACAGCAGCTCTTTATAATAAGTCATTTTTAGAGGAAGCAGTTCGTCTATATAAAGAGAAAATCATTGTTGGAATTGATGCGAAAAATGGTTTCGTAGCAACGAGAGGTTGGCTTGATCTGTCTGAAATTTCTTACGTTAGTTTAGCGAAACAAATGGAAAGTTTAGGTGTTCAAACGATTGTGTTTACAGACATTTCGAAAGACGGAACGCTTGCAGGTCCAAATTTTGAACAATTAGCGATACTTCAAAAAAGTGTGGGCATTCGTCTCATCGCCTCTGGAGGAGTGGCATCTATTCAAGATGTGAAAAAGTTAAATGATATGAATATATATGGTGTCATAATTGGAAAGGCGCTTTACGAAAAAACGATTGATTTAGAAGAAGTGTTACAGGTAACGAAGTTATGTTAGCGAAACGAATTATTCCATGTCTAGATGTGAAAGAAGGGAGAGTCGTAAAGGGTGTAAATTTTATAGGATTACAAGATGTCGGTGATCCGGTTGAAATAGCTGAAGCATATAACGAGGCAGGGGCAGATGAAATCGTATTTTTAGATATTACGGCGACTCATGAAGGAAGAAAAACGATTATAGATGTTGTAGAAAAAACAGCAGCTAAAGTATTTATTCCTCTTACGGTTGGCGGGGGGATTTCAAGTGTGAAAGATATGTACAATTTACTAAGAGCTGGAGCAGACAAAGTTTCAATAAACTCAGCGGCAGTGCGAAACCCGAAGTTAATAGAAGAAGGGGCAGAACACTTTGGATCACAATGTATTGTCGTGGCAATTGATGCTAGAAAAGTAGCAGAAGGTAAATGGAACGTATATGTCGACGGCGGAAGAGTTGACACAGGAATGGATGCCATAGAATGGGCGAAGCGTGTTGTTAAACTTGGAGCAGGTGAAATTTTGTTAACGAGTATGGATGCAGATGGAACGAAAAGCGGATATGACCTTCGTTTAACAGAAGAAATTTCAAAAAGTGTTTCCATTCCAGTCATCGCATCAGGGGGCTGTGGTCATACGGATCACATTATAGAAGTTTTTCAAAAGACAACAGTTGATGCAGCGTTAGCGGCATCCATCTTTCATTATGGTGAGGCGACAGTGCAGAGTGTAAAGCGAAAATTAAGAGATGCAAATGTTGAGGTGCGGTTATGAAACCTAATTTTTCAAAAGGATTAATACCAGCAATTGTCATCGAAGAAGGTACGAAAGAAGTTTTAATGCTAGCTTATATGAATGAAGAAGCATATGAAAAAACGTTAGAGACGAAAAGAACATGGTTTTATTCTCGTTCGAGGCAGTCGTTATGGAATAAGGGGGAAACATCAGGGAATGTTCAATATGTGCAATCTTTATATTTAGATTGTGATCAAGATTCAATTGTTGTGAATGTGAAACAAGTAGGACCTGCTTGTCATACGGGAGAGAAGACATGTTTTCACTATCAAATTCTATAGGGGGATACATATGGAAAATGCCTTTAAGTTGCTGTATAAAACAATTGAAGAACGAAAGGAAAGCCCACTTCCTGAATCGTATACAAATTATTTATTTTCAAAAGGAGAAGATAAAATTTTAAAGAAAATTGGTGAAGAATGTGCTGAAGTAATTATCGCATGTAAAAATAATGATAAAGAAGAAGTAGTGAAAGAAATGGTTGATGTATTTTATCACTGTTTCGTTTTATTAGCTGAAAAAAATATTACATTGGAAGATGTCATGCGAGAGGTGAAAGAACGAAATGGAAAGCTTTCGAGAGTTGGGGATAGAAGGGAAATAGATACATTATAAGGGGGAATGTATATGAAAGTAGATTATCATCTTCACTTAGAAGAAGGACCGTATTCAATAGGATGGCTTGCTAAAATAAATGAAGCGCTGGAATGTTATGAACCGCTTCAAGAAAGGCATTCTATTGATTGGCTTATGAAAACACAAGAGCGTTTGCAAAAGCGTGTGAAGGAAGGGCCATTTACAACAGAATGGATGGACCTCTATTTAGAAGAAGCTGTGCGAAAAGGTATAACAGAAGTTGGGATTGTTGATCATTTATATCGTTTTCATGAAGCGAAAGGATATTATGAAAAATATGTAGATATTAGTGATTCTAAGCTCGGTCGTATACAGAAGGAATGGTTAGATCAAGTAAGGGTAGTTTCACTGTATGATTTTACAAAGGTCATTGAAGAGGCGAAAGAACGATGGAGTAAAAGAGGTGTCACACTTAAACTTGGAATTGAAGCGGATTATTTTATTGGTTGTGAAGGAGAGTTAAAAGAATTATTAGCGCTAGGAGACTTTGATTATATAATTGGTTCCGTTCATTTTCTAAATGGCTGGGGATTCGATAATCCAGATACGAAAGAATATTTTGAGAAGCATGACCTACGCGCATTATATGATATGTTTTTTAAAACAGTTGAGAGTGCGATTCGTACTGAGTTATTTGATATTATCGCTCATCTTGATAATATAAAGGTATTTAATTATCGATTGGATGAGAATGAACAGCTTTCTTATTATGAGGAAATTGCCTGTGCGTTAGTAGAAACGAATACGGCAACAGAAATAAATGCAGGATTATACTATCGCTATCCTGTTCGTGAAATGTGCCCAAGTCCACTATATTTACAAGTATTAGCTAAGTATGGTGTTCCAATTACGATTTCTTCGGATGCCCATTATCCAAATGATTTAGGGAATTATGTACAAGAAAATGTACAAACATTACTAGCTCACGGTGTTACTCAGGTTGCAACATTTACGAAGCGAGCAAGAGTAATGAGGTCGCTTGAAGAAGAAGTAACAAATTCAAAATGAAACGCAATTTTTTGATGAAAACCGTCCTTTTTGTTCAAAATAAGAAAGAATGAAAAGGAGGGTAAGAAATGGCGAAACAACAAAATAAACAAAATGTACAAGGTACACAGCAACAAGCTTATACTTCTGAAACGAATGCTGCATCTCAATCGGTTATTGAGGAGCAAATTAGCGATACGGTTGCAGAAGGAACTATTGATGTGAAGCTTGGAAAAGAATCGCAGGAAAAAGCGTAAGAAAAGGGGAGAGTTACATCTCCTCTTTTTTCATGGAAAAGTGTCGATTTTTAAAACTATAATCAAATTCCTTGGTTTTTATATGTGGATTTCTTACAATGAAATATAAGAGATATCTTATTTTCTATAGAAGAGGTGTTAGTAGTGGCAAAAATATTAGTAGCAGGAAAAATTCCGGAAATTGGATTAGAACTATTAAAAGATCATGATGTAGAAATGTACGATAAAGAGGAGTTAATTTCTATAGATGAATTAACAGAGCGTGTAAAAGATAAAGATGCATTGTTAAGTTTACTTTCGACAAAGGTGCCAAAAGAAGTTATTGATGCAGCACCTCATTTAAAGATTGTTGCAAACTATGGTGCTGGTTACGACAATATTGATTACACGTATGCGGGTGAAAAAGGAATTGCAGTTACGAATACACCGAAAGTATCAACGGAAGCGACTGCAGAATTAACATTTGCACTTCTTTTAGCAGCGGCGCGTAGAATTCCTGAAGGGGATACGTTATGTCGTACGACTGGATTTAACGGATGGGCACCGTTATTTTTCTTAGGACGAGAAGTCCATGGTAAGACAATCGGAATTATAGGTCTTGGAGAAATCGGGAAGGCTGTTGCAAAACGTGCGAAAGCATTTGGAATGGATGTTTTATATACAGGGCCAAATCGTAAGTTTGAAGCTGAAAGTGAACTGGGAGCAACGTATGTGACGTTGGAAGAATTATTACAAACAGCAGACTTTATTACAATTAACTGTGCTTATAATCCAAAATTACATCATATGATTGATGAAGAGCAGTTTAAAATGATGAAGAAAACAGCGTATATTGTAAATGCTTCACGTGGACCAATTATGAATGAAGCAGCACTTGCTCATGCATTAAAAACGAATGAAATTGAAGGAGCAGCTCTTGACGTGTTTGAATTTGAACCGAAAATTACAGAAGAGCTAAAAGAATTAAAGAATGTAGTACTTGCTCCACACGTAGGGAATGCAACATTTGAAACTCGTGATGCGATGGCTGAAATGGCTGTCAGAAATATTTTAGCTATATTAAACGGCGAAGAGCCAGTAACACCTGTAAATCAAAAGGTATTAGTTACAAAATAAAAAGAAACCTTCCGGACTCGGAAGGTTTTCTTATTTTTCTTTATTCGCTTTTTTAGACGGTCTTTGTCTAATGAATTGAGATAACATGTACAAAATATATAGTGGAATGGCAATGAATAAGAAAACAGAAAAATTTCCAAATCCTGTTTGATACATTGTAATAATGATTCCAACTAAAAATAGTGTAATAATGATGCTATATCGTGGAATTGGTACATCTTTTAAACTTGGGATACGAATGCGGCTCACCATTAAAAATGCGAACGTTACAAATACGGTAATAAGAACGATTTTTGGAATGGTATGTGAAAATAATGTTAAGAAAGCAACAAGCCCTCCCGCTGCTGTAATCGGTACTCCAGTGAAATATTTCATTGAAGTAGAAGATGGTGTTACATTAAATCGTGCTAAACGATATGCTCCGAAAAGAGGGAATAATCCCGCTATGTATAATCCGATGATTCCGTAGTTTGAGAAAGATGTGTAATACATTAAAACAGCTGGTGCTGCACCAAATGTTACGACATCTGCAAGCGAGTCGAGCTCTTTTCCCATTTGTGAATCAACACGTAATAAACGAGCAACACGACCATCAAGACTATCTAACATCATCCCGATAAGTACTAAAATAGCAGCTGATTTATAATATCCTAAAGATGCATAGCCGATTGATAAAAATCCGCTATATAAATTTCCGAGCGTAAATAAGTTTGGAATAGCTGCTCTATACAAAATCTGATCCCTTGCTTTCTGTAATAAATTCTTAATTAGTGTATGAAAGTTTACTTATTTTATCATACCATAAATTTATTCCTCATACGAAAGAAATTACCAATTTGTGAAAGATTTCATAGAAGGATGGTTTGAAAATTAAGTGAAAATAAAAAGAGGAAGCAACTTGTATAAAGTTGCTTCCTTTACTATTCAAATTTCGTTGTCATCGTTCCGGTTTTATATCGATTATTAGGATCGAAGCGTAACAAATCTCCATAAATTAATTTATCGGAGAGTTTTAATTCTGTTTTTGCTTTTTCAATATACGGCTGACATAGCGCCATGTCAGCTTCTTCACCTGTACTTCTTTTGTAGCACATATTTTTTGTATAAACATACTCTTCAGAAACAAAGCTACCATCACGCATTACCATAAGCGGATCTTTCTCTTTAATAAATAAGTCAGTTCCAAATTCAACGGATTTATTTGTTTTAATACCAAGTAAATGAAAGAGCGTTGGCTTAATATCAATTTGACCGGATACTTTAGAAACAACTTTTCCTTCTTGGCCAGGCACATGAATAATAAGAGGGACTCGTTGTAATTGCATAGAATCGAATGGTGTAATAGTATCTTTTCCTAGGAACTGTGCAATAGCTGCGTTATGGTTTTCGGAAATACCGTAATGATCACCATAGATGACAATAACGGAATTATCATACAATCCTTCTTCTTTTAATTGTTTAATAAATAATTTAAGAGCTTCATCTGTGTAACGAACAGTTGGGAAGTAGCGGTTTACAACACCACTTTCCGAGTTGAATTCATCAACATATTGATCTTCCGGATTTAGAAGAAACGGAAAATGATTTGTTAATGTAATAAATTTTGTATAGAACGGTTGTGGTAAAGATTTTAACTTTGGAATAGATTGTTCAAAGAACTCTTTATCTTTTAATCCCCAACCGACAGACATTTGCTCCGTTCCTGCGTAATCATTTAAATTAAAGTAACGATCATATCCAAGCGCAGGATACATTACATCCCGATTCCAAAACGTTTTATCATTTGAATGGAAGACAGCAGAAGAATATCCGTATTTCTTTAATTGTTCTGGTGTCGCTGTGTATTCATTTGTTGCATGAGTAAAGAATACAGAACCACGATCTAGCGGATAAAGTGAGTTTTCAACGATAAATTCAGCATCAGAAGTTTTACCTTGTCCAGTTTGATGATAGAAGTTATCGAAATAGAAACTATCCTTAATAAATTCATTTAAAAATGGTGTAATTTCTTTTCCATTTATTTTTTTATTAATAACAAAGCTTTGTGTAGATTCCATTGAAATTAAAATTACATTTTTACCTTTTGCAGCTCCAAATAAGTTTTTATCAACTTGTTTGTCTTTTGAGTCTGTATAGTTTTTAATTTCAGAAAACCCATCCCCACTTGCAAATACACGCTCAGCTGAAGACTTGGATTGAAGCGTAATATCAAATAGATGATATGTGTATAAACCTAAATTCTTCACGACAGTTTGACGGTCAAATGAGCGTGAGAACATTTGTGGTTTATAAATAACTGATACAACAATTTGTAGTGCTAATAAAGCTGTTACACCGCTAAAGAAAGTTCGCTTCTCTGAGCGGGAAAGTGGTGTTTTGTCGCCAAATGATGGGAATTTACGCGAAATAAACATTAAAATAATTGCATCTGCAAATAAAAGTAATGTTTTGTACGTAAAGAGTTCTTTTATACTTGTCCCTAAATCAGCCATATTGTTTGTTTGGAATAAAACCGGGAAAGTAACGAAATCGTTATAGAACCCATAAAACATTGCGTTTCCAAATAAAATAAATGACAGTATAAAACTGATTCCAATTATAATTCGGTTTCGGTGCTTAGATGCAAGTAAAGCTAAGCCGAAAAATAAAAGTAACGCAGCTAGTGGATTGATAAAAAGCATGAATTCTTCAAAGAAATTATCAATTTTAATATCAAATGCTAGCTTGTACACAATATATGTTTTAATCCATAGTAAAACGACTGCAACGAGTGCAAATCGCAGTTTTGGAAACAGATGTTGTAGCATAATATACTCCTCTCCTAAAAAGCATGACAGTTCTTGAGAGTCAGTTTGCTTAACGACTCATTTTATATATACGAACAGTCCTTTGTTATTATGATTATTATACTATGAGTATCATTATACGAAAATAAAAGAAGGTTGTGGGCTTTTTTATAATAATCGAGTAGAAAAAGAGTGGTGGGAGACAATAAAACAGAATTTCTATGTATGATAATTATCGTACGCAGAAAGAATCGCGTGATAATACGGAGGTTATAATGCGAAAATTATTATGTTTTATAGCATGCAGTAGTGTTGTACTTTTTACTTCACCGAGTGTGTCGGTAGCCCAATATGATCCACCTCTTATGGAAGATGCACTTTATTCTGTTTTATTTCCAAAAATAAATAAAGCAATTGAAAAACAATATGGAAGTTTGAAACCTTATCAATGTCCTAAAATTATTAGTTTAAAAAAAGTGTATAGCGGTACATATTTATTTCAAGCAAGTATTGAAGTGACAAAGTATGAACGTGTTGCTGGGAAAATTGCTCCACCATTTGAGAAGGTAACGATTACATTTAATAACGAAGAAGGCGAATGGGAAGTGACAAAGATTTCAGTAAAGCGCTTACCAAACGATACCAAACTAAACTGTAAAAAAACAATATAAAAAATTGTTTGACAAATAAAATGGTCCTTTGGTATTGTTAATAGCAACAATTAGATGTTTGAAAATTAAATAGACTTACCTCATCTACTCTCAAAGGTAGAGGCCGCGATAGGAAAGAGTAAGCTATGGGAGATTTAATGGAATCTGTGATCATAGGTTGAAAGGGACTATTGCCGAAATATAAGAATAACCATCTTATTCATATATTGGGACTGCATTGAATAAATGTAGTACTGTCATAAGATTTATTTTATGGAGAGCTATTTGGAGATGTTGATGCGGTTTCTTATTTTGAGGAGATAACAACTCGTTTATTTTTTCAATATATATTTTTCCTAATAAGAAACGCGTGTGAACATTGTTCCGCGCGTTTTTTGTCTATCTAAAAGCGTGCTGCAATGAATAGAAGATTGGGGTTATGAGTTTTAGAGGAAATAAGGGAGGAATTTAAATGTATTTACACGGCACAAGCCGAATTAATGGGCAAGGACACTTAGAAATTGGAGGGTGCGATACGACGCAGCTAGCAAAGCAATACGGAACACCACTTTATGTATACGATGAAGAGTCTATTCGAGGAAAATGCCGAGCGTTTCATCGTGCTTTTAAAGAAAGTGGTTTCTCTTATCAAGTAGCATATGCAAGCAAGGCGTTCTTGTGCATGGAGATGTGCCGAGTAGCTCGTGAAGAGAATATGTCATTAGACGTTGTTTCTGGGGGAGAATTATATACTGCGCTCCAAGCAGGATTTCCAGCATCACGTATTCATTTTCATGGAAATAATAAAACAGAAGAAGAGATAGTGATGGCTCTTCAGGCGAATATTGGTTGTTTTGTCGTAGATAATTTCTTTGAATTAGAAGTTTTACACGATTTAGCGATGCAACATGGAAAATTTGTGAACATATTAATTCGTGTAACGCCTGGAGTAGAGGCGCACACACATGAATATATTACAACAGGCCAAGATGATTCGAAATTTGGATTTGGCGTTTCAAACGGTCAAGCGATGCAGGCAATTGGATTTGCTTTACAAAAATCAAATTATAATGTGCTAGGGATTCATTCACATATCGGATCGCAAATATTTGAAACAGCTGGTTTTGTTCGAGCAATTGAAGTTCTTCGCCAATTTTTAGAAGAAGTGAGAGAGCAAACAAACTATGTAGTAAAAGTGCTAAATGTAGGCGGGGGATTTGGAATACGCTACACAGAGTCGGATACACCATTAACTCTTGAGACATATGTGCGAGCTGTAACAAGTGCAGTGAGAGAACAATTTACTGTATGTGAATATCCATTGCCAGAAATATGGATTGAACCAGGCCGTAGCATTGTAGGTGATGCTGGGACAACAATTTATACAGTTGGATCTGTGAAAGATATTCCTGGTATTCGGAAATATGTATCAGTCGATGGTGGAATGACAGATAATTTAAGACCTGCTTTATATAGTGCGCGTTATGAAGCAATGTTAGCGAATCGAGGGAATGATGAGAATGAGGAACTCGTTTCGATTGCTGGGAAATGCTGTGAGAGTGGAGATATGTTGATTTGGGATATTCATTTACCAAAAGTCGCTTCTGCTGATTTACTAGCAGTTTCCTGTACAGGAGCCTACGGGTATTCGATGGCGAATAATTACAATCGGATTCGAAGACCAGCCGTTGTCTTTGCAAAAGGCGGAACATCGCAAGTAGTTGTGGAACGCGAAACATATGAAAATATTATTGGGAACGATCGCATACGTATTAAAGAGCTTGTCTAAATAGGAAAAGGAGTTGTTCGAATGGGCAATTCCTTTTTTATAAAATAAAATAATTAAAATATATCGGAAAACTAGGATTGAAAAAAATCAGAATTGTGATAAAATACAAATACAAAGCTTATCAAGAGAAGCGGAGGGAACTGGCCCGAAGAAGCTCGGCAACCTGCTTATAGAAAGCAAGGTGCTAAATCCAGCAAAATGGGATCCATTTTGAAAGATAAGGTAAAATATATTACCGAACAGTCTTTTCGAAATGGGAAAGATTTTTTTTATGAATAAAAAGGGGGGGCTGTTCGCGTGAGTTTACGGGAACATTTTGATGAAGTATCCGAGAAGATTGAAGCGATGCTTGCTGATATGAAATATGGTTCAATTACAATTGTTGTGCAAGATGGAAAAGTAATTCAGTTAGAGAAAAGTGAAAAAGTACGTTTAAAGTGAAAAGCGCTGACTAGAAAAACTAGAGGCGGTTTTAA
This genomic interval from Bacillus thuringiensis contains the following:
- the hisG gene encoding ATP phosphoribosyltransferase yields the protein MRNIQIALTKGRLEKHVIPLFEQIGIDCSELKNKGRKLVFQSKNTNVSFILVKAVDVATYVEHGVADIGIVGKDILMENEKDIYEMLDLGVGICKFCVASIPTYNPKSYRKKRIATKYPHITSTYFHDKGEDVEIIKIEGSVEIAPLLGLADAIVDIVETGKTLQENGLIVFEEMHFISARMIVNKAALKTKKDEIFSIINMMEQEILSGK
- the hisD gene encoding histidinol dehydrogenase, whose amino-acid sequence is MEIIYEDFKEALSKIKVLRENANIIEETVQRSVRKIIRNVREGKDEALSFYTKKFDGVEMKDFRVSEEEIQQASMFVENSFLEALKEAKKNIVSYHEKQKKYSIFDCESKGIIRGQLIRQLENVGVYVPGGTASYPSSVLMNVLPAKLAGVKKIVMVTPPSKGGINPHILAAANLAGVDEIYTIGGAQAIAALAYGTESIPKVDKIVGPGNLYVALAKREVYGIVNIDMIAGPSEIVVVADETGNAKYIAADLLSQAEHDERATAICITTNMELAKEVEKEVERQLETLPRSEIARESINRNGAIFIVPSLKEALKLSNEIAPEHLELHIKEPMNALDYVKHAGSIFLGPYAPEPLGDYLAGPNHVLPTSGTARFFSPLSVDDFVKKSSFISYTEEALKNVQHHIVELANKEGLHAHARAIQIRFEEEK
- the hisB gene encoding imidazoleglycerol-phosphate dehydratase HisB — its product is MRQSSQVRETTETKIKLNLQLDESTSVSIQTGVGFFDHMLTLFARHGRFGLQVEAEGDVFVDAHHTVEDVGIVLGNCLKGALQNKEGINRYGSAYVPMDESLGFVAIDISGRSYCVFQGELTNPKLGDFDTELTEEFFRAVAHAANITLHARVLYGSNTHHKIEALFKAFGRALREAVEKNANITGVNSTKGML
- the hisH gene encoding imidazole glycerol phosphate synthase subunit HisH; this encodes MIAIIDYGMGNIRSVEQALKYIGAEYIVTSDKEEILRSDGVILPGVGAFPKAMDVLEERDLVCVLKEVCDIGKPLLGICLGMQLLFERSEELKDCSGLGLLPGEIRKLKVSYKIPHMGWNELRKEREFSLWNGLVDGSFVYYVHSYYADCPDEIVCGVSDYGMQVPGFVAKGNVFGAQFHPEKSGEIGMQILKNFQGVVEAWKSSQLSI
- the hisA gene encoding 1-(5-phosphoribosyl)-5-[(5-phosphoribosylamino)methylideneamino]imidazole-4-carboxamide isomerase, encoding MEIFPAIDLKEGRCVRLYQGEFSKETVMNEDPVAQAIIFEKLGAEILHIVDLDGAIAGESLNLPVIEKICKAVRIPVQVGGGIRSLKAVEKLLSAGVEKVILGTAALYNKSFLEEAVRLYKEKIIVGIDAKNGFVATRGWLDLSEISYVSLAKQMESLGVQTIVFTDISKDGTLAGPNFEQLAILQKSVGIRLIASGGVASIQDVKKLNDMNIYGVIIGKALYEKTIDLEEVLQVTKLC
- the hisF gene encoding imidazoleglycerol phosphate synthase cyclase subunit translates to MLAKRIIPCLDVKEGRVVKGVNFIGLQDVGDPVEIAEAYNEAGADEIVFLDITATHEGRKTIIDVVEKTAAKVFIPLTVGGGISSVKDMYNLLRAGADKVSINSAAVRNPKLIEEGAEHFGSQCIVVAIDARKVAEGKWNVYVDGGRVDTGMDAIEWAKRVVKLGAGEILLTSMDADGTKSGYDLRLTEEISKSVSIPVIASGGCGHTDHIIEVFQKTTVDAALAASIFHYGEATVQSVKRKLRDANVEVRL
- the hisI gene encoding phosphoribosyl-AMP cyclohydrolase, with translation MKPNFSKGLIPAIVIEEGTKEVLMLAYMNEEAYEKTLETKRTWFYSRSRQSLWNKGETSGNVQYVQSLYLDCDQDSIVVNVKQVGPACHTGEKTCFHYQIL
- the hisE gene encoding phosphoribosyl-ATP diphosphatase, yielding MENAFKLLYKTIEERKESPLPESYTNYLFSKGEDKILKKIGEECAEVIIACKNNDKEEVVKEMVDVFYHCFVLLAEKNITLEDVMREVKERNGKLSRVGDRREIDTL